A single region of the Carnobacterium viridans genome encodes:
- a CDS encoding relaxase/mobilization nuclease domain-containing protein — MGAIIKIASATKNGSATVNYIARQGKIDVNLTSAHLTPLDYQAAREQMRQTRDLMGKTKGRQGYHLVQSFDATDQLTPMKAHQFGQEFMSELSKMYPDHEIYMATHTDTDHPHNHFMINAVNSETGAKMAINPPDIYEMHEINNDISKKHDLVELTKAKNKVYPTEIAAYTQIGKQYERDLVKEKIYHARDQAHSYPEFEHLLSESDVTLTSEIGKRGQTIRQKYVTHDSEGKQWTFTASRLGEDFKKEPITHAIMEHQRKRDKQQSDREQLERSNTERLRGLTASVREVADEVRAERRTHESARQPPQNSPNVNRDFGPER, encoded by the coding sequence TTGGGAGCAATTATCAAGATAGCGAGTGCCACTAAAAATGGTTCAGCGACGGTCAACTACATTGCGAGACAAGGAAAAATTGACGTCAATTTAACCAGTGCTCACCTCACTCCATTAGATTATCAAGCAGCGAGAGAACAAATGCGCCAAACGCGAGACTTAATGGGCAAGACAAAAGGGCGTCAAGGCTATCACTTAGTCCAGTCTTTTGACGCGACCGATCAGTTAACGCCTATGAAAGCCCATCAGTTCGGACAAGAATTCATGTCCGAATTAAGCAAAATGTATCCCGATCATGAAATTTATATGGCCACACATACCGATACCGACCATCCACACAACCATTTTATGATCAATGCGGTCAATAGTGAAACGGGCGCTAAAATGGCCATTAATCCTCCTGATATCTATGAAATGCATGAAATTAATAATGACATTTCAAAAAAGCATGACTTGGTAGAATTGACTAAAGCTAAAAACAAGGTCTATCCGACTGAAATAGCGGCTTATACTCAAATTGGGAAGCAATATGAACGGGATTTAGTCAAAGAAAAAATTTATCACGCGAGAGATCAAGCCCATTCCTATCCGGAATTTGAACACTTACTATCTGAATCAGATGTAACCCTTACTTCTGAGATTGGAAAAAGGGGCCAAACGATCCGACAAAAGTATGTGACTCACGATTCAGAAGGAAAACAATGGACGTTTACCGCCTCAAGATTAGGCGAAGACTTTAAAAAGGAGCCGATTACCCATGCCATCATGGAACACCAACGAAAACGAGACAAACAACAATCTGACAGAGAACAACTTGAGCGCAGCAACACCGAAAGATTACGAGGACTTACTGCTAGCGTACGAGAAGTTGCGGACGAAGTACGAGCAGAGCGCAGAACACATGAGTCTGCTCGTCAGCCACCTCAAAACTCTCCAAACGTCAATCGAGACTTCGGACCAGAACGGTAA
- a CDS encoding HAAS domain-containing protein, with protein MKKFNWFALAGVLLFNVLLVSVVALTAILLVFALWLITGTFILSPIILLGANVTGAQSFSLFQSFASILLCLAGLVLYPLAKKTTQTLVDSFKKYVKYNKKMVYSEE; from the coding sequence ATGAAAAAATTCAATTGGTTTGCGTTAGCTGGGGTACTCTTGTTCAATGTACTGTTAGTTTCAGTCGTAGCTCTCACCGCTATCTTACTCGTTTTTGCTCTTTGGTTAATTACAGGAACCTTTATTTTATCGCCAATCATCCTTTTAGGCGCTAACGTAACGGGAGCACAGAGTTTTTCCCTTTTCCAATCGTTCGCAAGTATCCTTTTATGTCTCGCTGGACTCGTTCTTTATCCGTTAGCTAAAAAGACTACTCAAACCTTAGTGGATTCTTTTAAAAAATATGTAAAATATAACAAAAAAATGGTTTATAGTGAGGAGTAA
- a CDS encoding DUF2812 domain-containing protein — MKKFKFFFNLDKEEKWLNEKSNEGWELYDKKMEYKFRKTAYFPTIKIDYRTFKSKNDFQDYKTLFKDSGWEHIIGSKTSGKQYFKKTERNASTDIFSDNFSKAERYHRMARVWVSLALSYIPLTVALYMTRMVDFKALIHPKSLYYTPGLWEKTGSIFWRAFLFETPFVFLRGFFWILFPILIILYIVFAIKAHYHYKNAISKD; from the coding sequence ATGAAAAAATTTAAGTTCTTTTTTAATCTTGATAAAGAAGAGAAATGGTTAAATGAAAAATCCAACGAAGGTTGGGAATTATATGATAAAAAAATGGAATATAAATTTCGTAAAACAGCCTATTTTCCTACTATAAAAATTGATTATCGCACGTTTAAGTCAAAAAACGATTTTCAAGATTACAAGACCCTTTTTAAAGATAGCGGCTGGGAGCATATTATAGGTAGTAAAACATCAGGCAAACAATATTTCAAAAAAACAGAAAGGAATGCTAGCACAGATATCTTTTCTGATAACTTTTCTAAAGCTGAAAGGTATCATAGAATGGCTCGCGTATGGGTGTCCTTAGCACTAAGTTATATTCCTCTCACTGTTGCTTTATATATGACTAGGATGGTTGATTTCAAAGCATTAATCCATCCAAAATCTTTGTACTACACACCTGGATTATGGGAAAAGACTGGATCTATTTTTTGGAGAGCCTTTTTATTTGAAACTCCTTTTGTATTTCTTAGAGGATTTTTTTGGATACTTTTTCCCATCTTGATTATTTTATACATTGTCTTTGCTATCAAAGCTCATTACCATTATAAAAATGCTATTTCAAAAGATTAA
- a CDS encoding helix-turn-helix transcriptional regulator, translating into MSLGQSLKEARAALDLTQEDSAKRLYVTRQTVSR; encoded by the coding sequence ATGTCATTAGGCCAATCGCTAAAAGAAGCACGAGCAGCATTGGATCTCACGCAAGAAGATAGTGCCAAAAGATTATACGTTACTCGACAAACTGTTTCGAGGTAG
- a CDS encoding type II toxin-antitoxin system RelE/ParE family toxin, translating to MKKYNFDVYEKENGEAPFLEYLDSLDVKAKVLRAITIVEDFGVHSPPGYIDHLDDGIYELRVKFSSNIFRCLYFHFSHNKYIITWFHETNTKNSFKRNY from the coding sequence ATGAAAAAATATAATTTCGATGTCTATGAAAAAGAAAACGGTGAAGCTCCCTTTTTGGAGTATTTAGATAGTTTAGATGTAAAAGCTAAAGTATTAAGAGCAATAACTATTGTGGAAGATTTTGGAGTCCATTCTCCACCAGGATATATCGATCACTTAGATGATGGCATTTACGAACTTCGAGTAAAATTCTCAAGCAACATTTTTAGGTGTTTATATTTTCATTTTAGTCATAATAAATATATTATCACATGGTTTCACGAAACAAACACAAAAAACTCCTTCAAGAGAAATTACTAA
- a CDS encoding leucocin A/sakacin P family class II bacteriocin, with product MGKKILKGLIVSIFLLGIVLFIAPQEAEASTYYGNGVSCTKKKCSVNWGQSWTEGVQRWGDHLFG from the coding sequence ATGGGTAAAAAAATTTTAAAAGGTCTGATTGTTAGCATTTTTCTATTAGGTATCGTTCTATTTATAGCACCCCAAGAAGCAGAAGCATCAACTTATTATGGGAATGGTGTATCTTGTACTAAAAAAAAGTGTTCTGTTAATTGGGGACAATCTTGGACAGAAGGAGTCCAACGTTGGGGTGATCATTTATTTGGCTAA
- a CDS encoding plasmid mobilization protein, with translation MSEQKKENRREERQVKFRVNEAEYEKLSYLAEQQGMSVPNFVKSKAKGTRMRNPKIEIEGAKEIARQLRYYNSNLNQLVKWINTNKTFYEPNELKGMEQQLSSIQEGVKGLWEQLSR, from the coding sequence GTGAGCGAACAAAAAAAAGAGAACCGACGTGAAGAACGTCAAGTGAAATTTCGCGTGAACGAAGCCGAATATGAGAAGCTCAGCTACCTAGCGGAGCAACAAGGCATGAGCGTGCCCAACTTTGTTAAAAGCAAGGCGAAAGGGACTCGCATGCGAAACCCGAAAATCGAGATTGAAGGAGCCAAAGAAATCGCTCGACAGCTGCGGTATTACAATTCCAATTTGAATCAGTTAGTCAAATGGATCAACACCAACAAAACGTTTTATGAACCCAACGAACTAAAAGGGATGGAACAGCAGCTATCCAGTATTCAGGAAGGAGTGAAAGGCCTTTGGGAGCAATTATCAAGATAG
- the asnB gene encoding asparagine synthase (glutamine-hydrolyzing), with translation MCGFVGYISNVENAIQKTIENNINEMNKMIVHRGPDEEGYYKDNTIALGFRRLSIIDIEKGHQPLSYENERYWIIFNGEIYNYIELRKKLSGQGYLFKTDSDTEVIIAAYSAYKEEVVDKLRGMFAFVIWDKVEKTFFGARDHFGIKPFYYAVEEQGLYVASEKKAILKVVQDRQLDQIALQNYLTFQYVPGSETMHQSIKELLPGHFMTKKLNETVKITRYWQADFSPINKSEDFFTKEIRTSLWDSVEKHMRSDVTVGSFLSGGIDSSIIVAMAREFNPKLKTLSVGFERDGYNEINLAEETAEELKVENFSHTITVEEFMAEFPRFVWHMDDPLADPAAMPQFFLSALARKHVKVALSGEGADELFGGYGIYNEPHALRMFNLTGKYTNQAIHQLAQLMPDGVKGKSFLLRGTVPLEHRYVGNAKIFEELEKKKLLTNYNANYPFKNVTDSFYQQTVGRNPVDRMQLIDINTWLNGDLLLNADRTTMAHSLELRTPFLDKEVFNIAKEIPAHLRLAHGTTKYILRKAVEGIVPENVIYRKKLGFPVPIRHWLKDEMYDWALTIIRESQTEHLLNKGYIEDLLINHRIGKIDYSRKIWTALTFMVWHRIYVEESQEFLTEPLQSSVQQ, from the coding sequence ATGTGCGGATTTGTTGGGTATATTTCCAATGTGGAAAATGCAATACAAAAAACAATAGAGAACAATATTAATGAGATGAATAAAATGATTGTACATAGAGGACCAGATGAAGAAGGGTATTATAAAGATAATACGATTGCTTTAGGTTTTAGAAGATTAAGTATTATCGATATTGAAAAAGGGCACCAACCATTATCTTATGAAAATGAACGGTATTGGATTATTTTTAATGGTGAAATTTATAATTATATAGAGTTAAGAAAAAAACTAAGTGGTCAAGGGTATTTATTTAAAACGGATAGTGATACCGAAGTTATCATTGCAGCTTATTCAGCCTATAAAGAAGAAGTAGTGGATAAATTAAGAGGAATGTTTGCATTTGTGATTTGGGACAAAGTAGAAAAAACATTCTTTGGAGCTCGTGATCATTTTGGGATTAAACCTTTTTATTATGCAGTAGAAGAACAAGGCCTATATGTGGCTTCTGAAAAGAAAGCTATTCTAAAAGTGGTTCAAGACCGACAATTAGATCAAATTGCTTTACAAAATTATTTAACTTTTCAATATGTTCCAGGATCAGAAACGATGCACCAATCAATTAAGGAACTACTTCCTGGTCATTTTATGACAAAGAAATTAAATGAGACAGTAAAAATTACGAGATATTGGCAGGCTGATTTTTCACCCATTAACAAATCAGAAGATTTTTTTACAAAAGAAATTCGAACAAGCTTATGGGATTCCGTTGAAAAACATATGAGGTCAGACGTTACAGTTGGTTCCTTCTTATCAGGAGGAATTGATTCGTCAATCATTGTAGCAATGGCACGCGAGTTTAATCCTAAGCTTAAGACATTATCCGTTGGATTTGAAAGAGACGGATACAATGAAATTAATTTAGCTGAAGAGACGGCAGAAGAGTTAAAAGTAGAAAACTTTAGTCATACGATTACTGTAGAAGAATTCATGGCTGAATTTCCACGTTTTGTTTGGCATATGGACGATCCTTTAGCTGACCCTGCAGCAATGCCGCAATTCTTTTTGTCAGCATTAGCTCGAAAGCATGTAAAAGTTGCGTTATCTGGTGAAGGAGCTGATGAATTATTTGGAGGGTATGGTATTTATAATGAACCACATGCGTTGAGAATGTTTAATCTTACTGGTAAGTATACCAACCAAGCTATCCATCAGTTAGCTCAGCTGATGCCTGATGGAGTAAAAGGGAAGAGTTTTCTTCTTAGAGGAACCGTTCCTTTAGAACATCGGTACGTTGGAAATGCAAAGATTTTTGAAGAGCTTGAAAAGAAAAAATTGTTAACCAATTATAATGCTAACTACCCGTTCAAAAATGTGACTGATTCATTTTATCAGCAAACAGTAGGGCGTAATCCAGTGGATCGCATGCAATTAATTGATATTAATACTTGGCTAAATGGAGATCTACTTTTAAATGCAGATAGAACTACAATGGCTCATTCTTTAGAGTTGAGAACACCATTTTTAGATAAAGAAGTATTTAATATTGCTAAAGAAATACCAGCACATTTAAGGCTAGCTCATGGAACGACTAAATATATTTTAAGAAAAGCCGTAGAAGGCATTGTTCCAGAAAATGTTATTTACCGTAAAAAATTAGGTTTTCCAGTTCCAATCCGTCATTGGTTAAAAGATGAAATGTATGATTGGGCATTGACGATTATACGGGAATCTCAAACAGAGCATTTATTAAATAAAGGTTATATTGAAGACCTCTTAATTAATCATCGCATAGGCAAGATAGATTATTCGCGTAAAATATGGACAGCTTTAACTTTTATGGTTTGGCACCGTATTTATGTCGAAGAATCACAAGAATTTTTAACAGAACCGCTACAATCTTCTGTACAGCAATAA
- a CDS encoding Y-family DNA polymerase — MKRMDYSYQPRRDILCIDVKSFFASVESVKRHIHPLESYIVVMSNPDLEGGLVLASSPRVKKEYGIRTGSRRFEIPKSSKIQIVEPRMALYIKVNMMINEIFREFVADEDIHIYSIDESFIDVTHSHVLYGSTEEIAKQIQETIFQRLKLVTAIGIGDNPLLAKLALDNEAKKNKSQIAVWHYEDVQEKLWKIHPITEMWGIGGNTGKNLYKLGIDSVYSLSQYNVNSLKKIHGVIGEQLFYHAHGIDQTILSEKYVPKSKGFGKSQILKRDYLEQYEVEIVIREMADEISARLRKYKAETGVIHLSIGYSRDILDKGFSQQMKVFPTSSNMKIIETCLQIFRSNYTNQPVRQISIRCGKIDYKKELQLNLFEPPEKTIHNEELEMVVDKIRDKYGFTSLVHASSLTKGGTAISRSGMVGGHKG, encoded by the coding sequence ATGAAAAGAATGGATTATTCCTACCAACCAAGACGTGATATTCTTTGTATTGACGTGAAGTCTTTTTTTGCTTCGGTAGAATCTGTTAAAAGACATATACACCCTTTAGAATCTTATATTGTAGTAATGAGTAACCCTGACTTAGAAGGAGGTTTAGTTTTAGCAAGTTCTCCTAGAGTAAAAAAAGAATACGGTATAAGGACAGGTTCAAGACGTTTTGAAATTCCAAAAAGTTCAAAAATTCAAATTGTTGAGCCTAGAATGGCTTTATATATAAAGGTTAATATGATGATAAATGAAATATTTAGAGAATTTGTTGCGGATGAAGACATACATATTTATAGTATTGACGAAAGTTTTATAGACGTTACCCACTCTCACGTACTTTATGGATCAACAGAAGAAATAGCGAAACAGATACAGGAGACAATTTTTCAAAGATTGAAGTTGGTTACAGCAATAGGAATAGGCGATAACCCATTACTTGCTAAACTAGCATTAGATAATGAAGCTAAAAAGAACAAATCACAAATAGCAGTTTGGCATTATGAAGACGTTCAGGAAAAATTATGGAAAATACATCCTATTACTGAAATGTGGGGTATTGGAGGAAATACAGGCAAAAATCTATATAAGTTAGGAATCGATTCTGTCTATAGTCTATCTCAATATAACGTAAACTCTTTAAAAAAAATTCATGGAGTTATTGGAGAACAATTATTTTATCATGCTCATGGAATTGATCAGACGATATTATCAGAAAAGTATGTTCCAAAATCAAAAGGTTTTGGAAAAAGTCAGATTTTAAAAAGAGATTATCTAGAGCAATATGAAGTTGAAATAGTTATTCGAGAAATGGCTGATGAAATTTCCGCACGATTAAGAAAGTATAAAGCAGAAACCGGAGTAATTCATTTATCAATTGGATATTCCAGAGATATATTAGATAAAGGGTTTAGCCAACAAATGAAAGTTTTTCCAACGTCTTCTAATATGAAAATAATAGAAACATGCTTACAAATATTTAGAAGTAATTATACTAATCAGCCTGTCAGACAAATATCGATTCGTTGCGGAAAGATTGATTATAAAAAAGAGCTACAATTAAATTTATTTGAACCTCCTGAAAAAACGATCCATAACGAAGAACTAGAAATGGTAGTAGATAAAATAAGAGATAAGTACGGTTTTACTTCCTTAGTACACGCAAGTAGTTTAACGAAAGGTGGCACAGCTATTTCAAGAAGTGGAATGGTTGGAGGTCATAAGGGATAA
- a CDS encoding IS1182 family transposase: protein MYKKYTTNQTSLPIELSCLLSPNHIIFEIHEFIESMDNTLFSQLDSSEGRPGYHPRLLIKALLFAYSEGIYSGRKIEKMMTENIAMMWAVSNEVISYRTINRFRSSENCQKLLPELFTEFTVKLKTENLISMNELFIDGTKIEANANKYSFVWKKAIDRYATSLRMKTKQYFVDEIQPLVEESMVIDDLEDISIGELEDLTTLIEKEINQLTTDIEDHPVHGKNPKKQKRRRLKKHLRKLKNDFILRKRNYEAHDKVFNGRNSFSKIDLEATFMRMKDDHMMNGQLKAAYNIQIGTENQFVLAYDAFPNPTDTRTLIPFVESLDYLPKMIIADAGYGSEENLNFLNDIGVNHLIKYNLFDKEQTRSYSSSSRNRKNWTYHSEGNYFIHPDGTNYYFNYISHKKNSSGFHQDSHVYRPDNPEEAEQKAFYYNWHYEALKEIEATKLLSPEGSKIFARRKIEVEPVFGQVKANLGFTRFHLRGKEKIKVDIGLAFMANNFKKYRKTKAI from the coding sequence ATGTATAAAAAATATACCACGAATCAAACAAGCTTGCCAATAGAATTGTCTTGTTTATTGTCTCCAAACCATATTATTTTTGAAATTCATGAATTTATTGAATCAATGGACAACACGTTGTTTTCTCAACTTGATTCTTCCGAGGGAAGACCTGGTTATCATCCAAGGTTACTAATAAAAGCACTTCTCTTTGCTTATTCAGAAGGGATTTATTCTGGCCGGAAAATTGAAAAAATGATGACGGAAAACATAGCCATGATGTGGGCAGTTAGTAACGAAGTTATCTCCTATCGAACAATCAACCGATTTCGTTCTTCTGAAAATTGCCAAAAGTTATTACCTGAATTATTTACTGAATTTACGGTTAAACTCAAAACAGAAAATCTTATCTCTATGAATGAACTATTTATAGATGGAACTAAAATAGAGGCTAACGCCAATAAATATTCCTTTGTATGGAAAAAAGCTATAGACAGATATGCAACTTCTCTCAGAATGAAGACGAAACAATATTTTGTAGACGAAATTCAACCACTGGTTGAAGAATCTATGGTGATAGATGATTTAGAGGATATTTCTATTGGCGAACTTGAGGATTTGACAACCCTAATCGAAAAAGAAATCAATCAATTGACTACTGATATTGAAGATCATCCTGTTCATGGAAAGAACCCCAAGAAACAAAAGAGACGAAGATTAAAAAAACATTTACGTAAATTGAAAAATGATTTCATCCTACGCAAAAGAAATTATGAAGCCCATGATAAAGTGTTTAATGGTCGTAATAGCTTTTCTAAGATTGATTTAGAGGCTACTTTTATGAGAATGAAAGACGATCATATGATGAACGGCCAGTTAAAAGCGGCGTACAATATTCAAATCGGTACTGAAAATCAATTTGTATTAGCTTATGATGCTTTTCCAAATCCAACGGATACACGGACACTCATTCCGTTTGTTGAATCATTAGATTACTTGCCAAAAATGATTATTGCAGATGCTGGTTATGGCAGTGAAGAGAACCTAAATTTTCTGAATGATATCGGAGTAAATCATCTCATAAAATATAACCTCTTTGATAAAGAACAAACACGATCCTATAGTAGCTCTTCAAGAAATAGAAAAAACTGGACTTATCATTCCGAAGGAAATTACTTTATACATCCAGATGGTACAAATTATTATTTTAACTATATAAGTCACAAGAAAAACAGTAGTGGATTTCATCAGGATAGTCATGTTTATAGACCGGATAATCCAGAGGAGGCAGAACAAAAAGCCTTCTATTACAATTGGCATTATGAAGCTTTAAAAGAAATAGAAGCGACTAAGCTTTTATCACCTGAAGGCTCCAAGATTTTTGCGAGACGCAAAATCGAGGTAGAGCCAGTTTTCGGGCAGGTAAAAGCTAATTTAGGTTTCACTCGCTTCCATTTGCGTGGGAAAGAGAAAATTAAAGTCGATATAGGTTTGGCTTTTATGGCTAATAACTTCAAAAAATATAGAAAAACAAAGGCGATTTAG
- a CDS encoding helix-turn-helix domain-containing protein — translation MENKLKSYFDTQMETPEFAEAWKETEASYQAANILLRIREEKHLTQSELATLTGKKQSYISRVEKGSQNISVQTLSDIMESVGGKLKMEVVV, via the coding sequence ATGGAAAATAAACTAAAAAGTTACTTCGACACCCAAATGGAAACACCAGAGTTTGCTGAAGCGTGGAAAGAAACTGAAGCTAGCTATCAAGCTGCAAACATTCTTTTAAGAATTAGAGAAGAAAAACATCTAACTCAATCTGAATTAGCTACTCTAACTGGAAAAAAACAATCTTATATTTCTCGAGTAGAAAAAGGGTCACAAAACATTAGTGTACAAACATTAAGTGACATCATGGAATCTGTAGGCGGAAAACTAAAAATGGAAGTAGTCGTTTAA
- a CDS encoding bacteriocin immunity protein, producing MSKDNNAKELIHELYNYLIKRSNTSTSLLDITDVLLQVYTKIETVDNPEALVNRLVNYIYSVGFKGRINLTPAEERLLTELGVIGQKAGLNGLYKADFSDKSQFYSYFDNNKMPRR from the coding sequence ATGAGTAAAGATAATAATGCTAAAGAACTGATTCATGAATTGTATAATTATTTAATAAAACGATCAAATACTTCTACAAGTTTGTTAGATATTACGGATGTTTTACTACAAGTTTATACTAAAATTGAAACCGTAGATAACCCAGAAGCGCTCGTTAATCGTTTAGTTAATTACATCTACAGTGTAGGATTTAAGGGACGTATTAACTTAACACCTGCAGAAGAACGCCTACTAACTGAATTAGGTGTAATTGGTCAAAAAGCTGGTTTAAATGGTTTGTATAAAGCAGATTTTTCCGATAAGTCACAATTTTATAGTTATTTCGATAACAATAAAATGCCTAGACGCTAA
- a CDS encoding DUF975 family protein, protein MERYKSRKELKAEVKEVLRGRWKEAILLSAIPIILTIIGVAITLLSYSFIQQRIGLFSDIGTNINRYESSYTEDFWSTIFGALSTFIAIGISYTFLDWLRNPTMRIEPVKQAFQIFTKKYFLGTFLIYIFTGFFTLLWAFLFIVPGIIKTISYSQAYFIYKDQKILTENGKVSALDCITESRKMMDGHKWEYFVLQLSFIGWGILSILSLGIGFLWLKPYVYCIYAAFYNNLTENSHFDESLDDF, encoded by the coding sequence TTGGAAAGATATAAGAGTCGAAAAGAATTAAAAGCGGAGGTGAAAGAGGTATTACGTGGCAGATGGAAAGAAGCCATTTTATTAAGTGCTATACCAATAATTTTAACAATAATAGGGGTAGCGATTACTTTATTATCCTATTCCTTTATTCAGCAAAGAATCGGTTTATTTTCTGATATAGGGACGAATATTAACAGGTATGAGTCATCATATACTGAAGACTTTTGGTCTACCATCTTTGGAGCCTTATCTACGTTTATTGCTATTGGTATTTCATATACTTTTTTAGATTGGTTAAGAAACCCAACTATGCGTATTGAACCAGTTAAACAAGCTTTTCAAATATTCACTAAAAAATACTTTTTAGGTACGTTTTTAATTTATATTTTCACCGGATTTTTTACCTTATTATGGGCATTTCTTTTTATCGTACCAGGAATTATAAAAACAATATCTTATTCTCAAGCCTATTTCATTTATAAAGATCAAAAAATACTAACTGAAAATGGAAAAGTATCTGCTCTCGATTGCATAACAGAAAGTAGAAAAATGATGGATGGCCATAAGTGGGAATACTTTGTATTACAGTTAAGCTTTATTGGCTGGGGCATTTTAAGCATTCTATCTCTAGGAATCGGATTTCTATGGTTAAAACCATATGTATATTGTATATATGCAGCATTTTATAACAATCTGACTGAAAATAGTCATTTTGACGAGTCATTAGATGACTTTTAA
- a CDS encoding class II bacteriocin, producing MVSGLGLLFSSINVEAATAYPNGVYCNKTKCWVDWNKAQSEIGKIIVNGWVQSGPWS from the coding sequence TTGGTAAGTGGACTAGGATTGTTATTCAGTTCTATAAATGTAGAAGCTGCAACGGCTTATCCAAATGGTGTTTATTGTAATAAAACCAAATGTTGGGTAGACTGGAATAAAGCACAGAGTGAAATTGGCAAAATCATAGTTAATGGTTGGGTTCAAAGTGGTCCATGGTCTTAA
- a CDS encoding PadR family transcriptional regulator: protein MKRNKHLPLTETVYYILLSLFEPAHGYLIIQKVEDLSNGEVRMAAGTLYGAIENLLKLKFIKPVESEDKRRKVYVITQEGKNILLLDYERMKHIVAITEENLTQEGV, encoded by the coding sequence ATGAAAAGAAACAAACATTTACCGCTGACAGAAACTGTTTATTATATTCTATTATCTTTATTTGAACCAGCACATGGTTATCTCATTATACAAAAAGTTGAAGACTTGAGTAATGGTGAGGTGAGGATGGCTGCTGGGACATTGTACGGAGCTATCGAAAACTTATTAAAATTGAAGTTTATTAAGCCGGTTGAGAGTGAAGATAAGAGGCGTAAAGTTTATGTCATTACACAAGAAGGGAAAAACATTCTACTTCTTGATTATGAAAGAATGAAACACATCGTAGCTATTACTGAAGAAAATTTGACTCAGGAAGGTGTATGA
- a CDS encoding bacteriocin immunity protein, translating into MNNNEGKIIDAISKAYSDPEIKKDSEFSQSLFDYAKKISDGDDYRLVCVKLSRKINSYLMANEFKSPQTLTDLNAIVGKEVANYRGASSVSMWGSNLF; encoded by the coding sequence ATGAATAATAATGAAGGAAAAATTATAGATGCCATTAGCAAAGCCTATTCAGATCCAGAAATAAAAAAAGACAGTGAATTTTCTCAATCATTATTTGACTATGCTAAAAAGATTTCTGATGGTGATGATTATAGACTTGTTTGTGTAAAGTTAAGTAGAAAAATCAACTCTTACTTAATGGCTAACGAATTTAAATCTCCTCAGACATTAACTGATTTAAACGCGATTGTTGGCAAAGAAGTTGCGAATTACAGAGGAGCTTCTTCTGTTAGTATGTGGGGTTCTAACCTCTTCTAA
- a CDS encoding bacteriocin immunity protein, whose amino-acid sequence MGKTKWYSGGNERAKQAANIITDLLDDLKTNLENESLQNVLENYFEELEQMGASIPMILSRMNLDISKAIRNDGVTLSDYQSKKLKELTSISNIRYGY is encoded by the coding sequence ATGGGCAAAACAAAATGGTATTCCGGAGGAAATGAACGAGCAAAACAAGCAGCAAATATTATTACTGATCTATTAGATGATTTAAAAACAAACTTAGAAAACGAGTCGCTACAAAATGTATTAGAGAATTATTTTGAAGAATTAGAACAAATGGGCGCTTCTATTCCTATGATTTTAAGTCGTATGAACTTAGATATTTCTAAAGCAATCAGAAATGATGGAGTTACTCTATCAGACTATCAATCTAAAAAACTAAAAGAATTGACTTCCATATCCAATATTAGATATGGATATTAA